One segment of Pristis pectinata isolate sPriPec2 chromosome 3, sPriPec2.1.pri, whole genome shotgun sequence DNA contains the following:
- the dnai4 gene encoding dynein axonemal intermediate chain 4 isoform X2, with amino-acid sequence MRMERCSVLALSSFWIPIFTQTRQSKIFSSQELTSSDYGFIGTVYQTAANVSFGGPFTRSTFDSGSISRSSRTFSDSMDDIGDTGVQQDTASVQYDQMRRENVREQLTDDELNKIVDVYLTETETYTFLDLPVEMISVDSREAEAVKERNAQYIELCKERVGNDRYLERMAQTFTGAQKTKEVQCDKINTKETAVMATTWDLYDSFKEREPREDSSFNQTKLNKDLSQAQLSLDKTVIRTLSALNSLGLESRSTSSGESESLVTVQTMEETEQDLEEIFKNEKLKQDLFIMERVIMENIFQPKLAAYRQLPILPDPDETSNAEEEVVDNMMMLDIMSPRLQPLWTFTCSLTKGRNVSCMVWNKHNLDLLVVGYGNFGYKEQRGGLICCWSLKNPMWPERIYHCECGVTALDFSADSPNLLAVGYYNGLVAIYNVRNPENGLVLDSSNDINKHIGPVWQLKWTEQDRNSKGDEKEGTLISIAADGRIAKWTLAKGLESSDLMRIKRTSVQTSKKVATDKEKKSEASISRQAPGMCFAFHPKETNIYLAGTEEGYIHKCSCSYNEQFLETYGVHKLPMLNSIIVSTLASQMVSETYVVEEHTINICDTPV; translated from the exons ATGAGAATGGAAAGATGTTCAGTCCTCGCCCTCTCATCCTTTTGGATCCCAATTTTTACACAAACCAGGCAAAGTAAAATTTTCTCCTCACAAGAGCTTACATCTTCTGACTATGGCTTCATTGGTACAGTCTATCAGACTGCAGCGAACGTTAGTTTTGGTGGACCCTTTACCAG GTCCACTTTTGACAGTGGTAGTATCTCCCGATCAAGTCGTACTTTTTCAGATTCAATGGACGACATTGGTGACACTGGTGTTCAACAGGATACTGCAAGTGTACAAT ATGACCAAATGCGGAGAGAGAACGTACGAGAACAACTGACAGATGATGAACTTAATAAGATTGTTGATGTGTATCTGACAGAGACTGAAACATATACCTTTCTGGATCTTCCAGTTGAAATGATTTCAGTGGATTCAAGGGAAGCAGAAGCTGTCAA ggAAAGGAATGCTCAATATATTGAACTCTGCAAAGAGCGAGTTGGCAATGATCGCTACCTTGAAAGGATGGCGCAGACATTCACTGGAGCACAAAAGACCAAAGAAGTTCAGTGTGACAAAATTAACACAAAAGAAACAG CTGTTATGGCAACAACATGGGACCTGTATGATAGCTTTAAAGAAAGAGAACCACGTGAAGACTCCTCCTTCAATCAAACGAAACTGAATAAGGATTTGTCGCAAGCACAACTTAGTTTAGACAAAACTGTCATTCGAACTTTATCAGCTCTAAATTCTTTAGGATTAG AAAGCCGATCCACCTCATCTGGGGAGTCAGAAAGTCTTGTCACAGTCCAAACTATGGAAGAAACGGAGCAGGACCttgaagaaatctttaaaaatgaGAAACTGAAGCAAGATTTATTTATTATGGAGCGTGTCATTATGGAGAATATTTTCCAGCCTAAACTTGCTGCTTATCGGCAGCTACCTATACTACCTG ATCCAGATGAAACTTCTAATGCTGAAGAAGAGGTGGTAGATAACATGATGATGTTGGATATCATGAGTCCAAGATTGCAACCACTCTGGACTTTTACATGTAGCCTCACCAAGGGACGCAACGTTAGCTGCATGGTCTGGAACAAACACAATTTG GACCTACTAGTAGTAGGTTATGGAAACTTTGGATATAAGGAACAAAGAGGAGGACTGATTTGCTGCTGGTCACTGAAAAATCCAATG TGGCCTGAGCGGATCTATCACTGTGAATGTGGTGTTACAGCACTGGATTTCTCTGCGGATAGCCCCAATCTGCTTGCAGTCGGCTACTATAATGGACTTGTGGCAATCTACAATGTACGCAACCCTGAAAATGGATTGGTTCTGGATAGCAG TAATGATATAAATAAGCATATTGGCCCAGTCTGGCAGCTGAAGTGGACTGAACAGGACAGAAATTCCAAAGGGGATGAAAAGGAAGGTACATTGATCTCCATTGCTGCAGACGGTAGGATTGCCAAGTGGACCCTTGCAAAAGGACTGGAATCATCCG ATTTAATGAGGATAAAACGAACAAGTGTACAGACATCTAAAAAAGTGGCTACTGATAAAGAAAAGAAGAGTGAAGCATCCATATCTCGCCAAGCACCAGGAATGTGTTTTGCTTTCCACCCAAAG GAAACTAATATTTACCTGGCTGGGACAGAAGAAGGTTATATTCATAAATGCTCATGTTCCTATAATGAGCAGTTCTTAGAAACATATGGAGTCCACAAG
- the dnai4 gene encoding dynein axonemal intermediate chain 4 isoform X1 — translation MRMERCSVLALSSFWIPIFTQTRQSKIFSSQELTSSDYGFIGTVYQTAANVSFGGPFTRSTFDSGSISRSSRTFSDSMDDIGDTGVQQDTASVQYDQMRRENVREQLTDDELNKIVDVYLTETETYTFLDLPVEMISVDSREAEAVKERNAQYIELCKERVGNDRYLERMAQTFTGAQKTKEVQCDKINTKETAVMATTWDLYDSFKEREPREDSSFNQTKLNKDLSQAQLSLDKTVIRTLSALNSLGLESRSTSSGESESLVTVQTMEETEQDLEEIFKNEKLKQDLFIMERVIMENIFQPKLAAYRQLPILPDPDETSNAEEEVVDNMMMLDIMSPRLQPLWTFTCSLTKGRNVSCMVWNKHNLDLLVVGYGNFGYKEQRGGLICCWSLKNPMWPERIYHCECGVTALDFSADSPNLLAVGYYNGLVAIYNVRNPENGLVLDSSNDINKHIGPVWQLKWTEQDRNSKGDEKEGTLISIAADGRIAKWTLAKGLESSDLMRIKRTSVQTSKKVATDKEKKSEASISRQAPGMCFAFHPKETNIYLAGTEEGYIHKCSCSYNEQFLETYGVHKGPVYKVAWSPFSHDTFLSCSSDWSIHLWSQEIVRPILRFSSNITKAVHDIMWSPKSATVFGAVNEDRVEIWDLSISILDPIIICPANEGASLTTILFAKNTDCILIGDSNGQVTVYQLDNMPPYEEALPMLNSIIVSTLASQMVSETYVVEEHTINICDTPV, via the exons ATGAGAATGGAAAGATGTTCAGTCCTCGCCCTCTCATCCTTTTGGATCCCAATTTTTACACAAACCAGGCAAAGTAAAATTTTCTCCTCACAAGAGCTTACATCTTCTGACTATGGCTTCATTGGTACAGTCTATCAGACTGCAGCGAACGTTAGTTTTGGTGGACCCTTTACCAG GTCCACTTTTGACAGTGGTAGTATCTCCCGATCAAGTCGTACTTTTTCAGATTCAATGGACGACATTGGTGACACTGGTGTTCAACAGGATACTGCAAGTGTACAAT ATGACCAAATGCGGAGAGAGAACGTACGAGAACAACTGACAGATGATGAACTTAATAAGATTGTTGATGTGTATCTGACAGAGACTGAAACATATACCTTTCTGGATCTTCCAGTTGAAATGATTTCAGTGGATTCAAGGGAAGCAGAAGCTGTCAA ggAAAGGAATGCTCAATATATTGAACTCTGCAAAGAGCGAGTTGGCAATGATCGCTACCTTGAAAGGATGGCGCAGACATTCACTGGAGCACAAAAGACCAAAGAAGTTCAGTGTGACAAAATTAACACAAAAGAAACAG CTGTTATGGCAACAACATGGGACCTGTATGATAGCTTTAAAGAAAGAGAACCACGTGAAGACTCCTCCTTCAATCAAACGAAACTGAATAAGGATTTGTCGCAAGCACAACTTAGTTTAGACAAAACTGTCATTCGAACTTTATCAGCTCTAAATTCTTTAGGATTAG AAAGCCGATCCACCTCATCTGGGGAGTCAGAAAGTCTTGTCACAGTCCAAACTATGGAAGAAACGGAGCAGGACCttgaagaaatctttaaaaatgaGAAACTGAAGCAAGATTTATTTATTATGGAGCGTGTCATTATGGAGAATATTTTCCAGCCTAAACTTGCTGCTTATCGGCAGCTACCTATACTACCTG ATCCAGATGAAACTTCTAATGCTGAAGAAGAGGTGGTAGATAACATGATGATGTTGGATATCATGAGTCCAAGATTGCAACCACTCTGGACTTTTACATGTAGCCTCACCAAGGGACGCAACGTTAGCTGCATGGTCTGGAACAAACACAATTTG GACCTACTAGTAGTAGGTTATGGAAACTTTGGATATAAGGAACAAAGAGGAGGACTGATTTGCTGCTGGTCACTGAAAAATCCAATG TGGCCTGAGCGGATCTATCACTGTGAATGTGGTGTTACAGCACTGGATTTCTCTGCGGATAGCCCCAATCTGCTTGCAGTCGGCTACTATAATGGACTTGTGGCAATCTACAATGTACGCAACCCTGAAAATGGATTGGTTCTGGATAGCAG TAATGATATAAATAAGCATATTGGCCCAGTCTGGCAGCTGAAGTGGACTGAACAGGACAGAAATTCCAAAGGGGATGAAAAGGAAGGTACATTGATCTCCATTGCTGCAGACGGTAGGATTGCCAAGTGGACCCTTGCAAAAGGACTGGAATCATCCG ATTTAATGAGGATAAAACGAACAAGTGTACAGACATCTAAAAAAGTGGCTACTGATAAAGAAAAGAAGAGTGAAGCATCCATATCTCGCCAAGCACCAGGAATGTGTTTTGCTTTCCACCCAAAG GAAACTAATATTTACCTGGCTGGGACAGAAGAAGGTTATATTCATAAATGCTCATGTTCCTATAATGAGCAGTTCTTAGAAACATATGGAGTCCACAAG GGTCCTGTGTATAAAGTAGCATGGTCACCGTTTTCTCATGATACTTTTCTGAGCTGCTCTTCTGACTGGTCCATTCATTTATGGAGTCAGGAAATAGTGCGACCAATTTTACGCTTTTCTTCCAATATTACTAAGGCTGTGCACGACATCATGTGGTCACCAAAGTCAGCTACTGTGTTTGGAGCAGTGAATGAGGACAGAGTGGAAATCTGGGACCTTTCCATTAGCAT ATTGGATCCTATTATTATCTGCCCAGCCAATGAAGGAGCAAGTTTGACTACCATACTCTTTGCTAAAAACACAGATTGCATTCTCATTGGTGACAGCAATGGACAGGTCACAGTATACCAGCTCGATAATATGCCTCCATATGAAGAAGCC